A window of the Cutaneotrichosporon cavernicola HIS019 DNA, chromosome: 6 genome harbors these coding sequences:
- a CDS encoding uncharacterized protein (Dihydrodipicolinate synthetase family) — protein sequence MTSATKLWANGVSVPLTTPFKADDSIDTDALATQVVRLAKAGVGIVLLGTNGEASHLSQAERRLAVQVARKALDGAGFQDAPLLVGTGAGSAATTIEVTKEAATAGATHAIVICPGYFAFAMGRDRAAIIAFFEQVMDASPIPVMIYNFPGAAAGIDLTSDELIKLAAHPNCFGAKLTCAMIGKGQRLAAYAQSDAYVAAHSQLKNVTVTGQFQVLPGFSESLLPSLVARHTGCITGTGNVFPKTIARLYEQSVKGLQGNAEAMAEALKLQDRVARSDFIIVKAGIQGTKHALDVFVQPGLGGRARLPLGPCSDEVKKMVETELKEDWEFECSL from the exons ATGACCTCCGCAACCAAGCTCTGGGCCAACGGCGTCTCGGTGCCCCTCACCACGCCCttcaaggccgacgacagCATCGACacggacgcgctcgcgacccAGGTCGTGCGtctcgccaaggccggtGTTGGGATCGTGCTCCTCGGGACCAACGGGGAGGCGTCGCATCTCTCCCAGGCTGAGCGCCGTCTCGCTGTCCAGGTTGCTCGTAAGGCATTGGATGGCGCAGGGTTCCAGGACGCGCCGCTGCTTGTTGGCACTGGCG CCGgctccgccgccaccactATCGAAGTCACAAAGGAGGCTGCCACGGCCGGGGCGACGCATGCCATCGTCATCTGCCCGGGCTACTTTGCCTTTGCGATGGGCCGTGACCGCGCGGCCATCATCGCCTTCTTCGAGCAGGTGATGGACGCATCCCCCATCCCTGTGATGATCTACAACTTCCC tgGCGCAGCCGCGGGTATCGACCTGACGTCCGACGAGCTGATCAAGCTGGCCGCCCACCCCAACTGCTTTGGGGCCAAGTTGACCTGCGCAATGATCGGCAAGGGCCAGCGCCTGGCCGCATACGCCCAGAGCGACGCGTACGTAGCCGCCCACTCGCAGCTCAAGAACGTGACCGTCACCGGCCAGTTCCAAGTTCTTCCCGGCTTCTCAGAGTCTcttctcccctccctcgtTGCCCGACACACCGGCTGTATTACGGGTACGGGCAACGTGTTCCCCAAGACCATTGCACGGCTGTACGAGCAGTCGGTCAAGGGGCTGCAGGGGAATGCTGAGGCTATGGCtgaggcgctcaagctccAGGACCGGGTTGCGCGCTCCGACTTTATCATCGTCAAGGCTGGTATCCAGGGTACCAAGCACGCACTTGATGTGTTCGTCCAGCCTGGGCTTGGGGGCCGTGCGCGTCTCCCCCTCGGGCCGTgcagcgacgaggtcaagaagaTGGTTGAGaccgagctcaaggaggacTGGGAGTTTGAGTGCTCGCTCTAA
- the SQT1 gene encoding uncharacterized protein (Anaphase-promoting complex subunit 4 WD40 domain), whose product MQAERENDNPTVEDEVIQDEEIAEIVDDDGMGEPMDDDDMDEDETMELGEEELGDNSIGSSSVHEAQKSVFALHAHPAFPNPPLAVSGGEDDLAYIFAPLPEESGAAINGDNWAPIKLDGHSDSVVAVEFSHDGEMVATAGMDGKVRVWKRTSSGEDFTGWAPLAELDAGSEVQWLHWHPRGPVVAAGCEDSNVWLWQLPSGDVMTVLTGHTMPVTAGVFPPPLGRQLLTTSLDSTLILWNPSASAPMFKLGVFHSSTEMADPAEHGITALAVSPNGSLAAVGSASGKVKLVSLPKGEIVGSLEGHTEGESIEALAFVDVLGGAGGGKGVVLVSGGTDGKGFVWDCATGRVRAELQHDEPITSLAVHPAPNVHLVTSGSADRTLKTWDVRNGSLIGHHKGHAGVINGVVVTPALAGEPSPAGLPASQLIMSAGDEGVSLMWRV is encoded by the exons ATGCaagccgagcgcgagaacgACAACCCGACAGTCGAAGACGAGGTGAtccaggacgaggagattgccgaaatcgtcgacgatgacggTATGGGCGAGccgatggacgacgacgacatggatgaggacgagacgatggagcttggcgaggaggagttgGGGGACAACTCGATCGGTTCTAGCT CCGTTCACGAGGCGCAAAAGTCGGTCTTTGCGCTGCACGCGCACCCGGCGTTCCCGAACCCTCCTCTCGCCGTGAGTGGTGGAGAGGACGACTTGGCGTACATCTTCGCCCCGCTGCCTGAGGAGAGCGGGGCAGCGATCAACGGCGACAACTGGGCCCCGATCAAGCTGGACGGGCACTCTGACTCGGTAGTGGCCGTTGAGTTTAGCCACGATGGCGAGATGGTCGCCACGGCAGGCATGGACGGCAAGGTCCGCGTGTGGAagcgcacctcgtcgggAGAGGACTTCACGGGCTGGGCGCCTCTTgctgagctcgacgccggcagCGAGGTTCAGTGGCTCCACTGGCACCCGAGGGGACCTGTTGTCGCGGCCGGATGCGAGGACAGCAACGTGTGGTTGTGGCAGC TTCCTTCGGGAGACGTCATGACCGTTCTGACGGGCCACACTATGCCTGTGACGGCGGGCGTGTTCCCACCCCCTCTGGGCCGACAGCTACTCACCACGTCTCTCGACAGCACGCTTATTCTGTGGAACCCCTCGGCTTCCGCGCCCATGTTCAAGCTCGGCGTGttccactcctccactgAGATGGCCGACCCTGCCGAGCACGGTATCACTGCCCTCGCTGTGTCTCCTAACGGCTCGTTGGCGGCTGTggggagcgcgagcggtAAGGTCAAGCTCGTTAGCCTGCCCAAGGGCGAGATTGTCGGTTCGCTCGAGGGACACACGGAGGGCGAGAGTATCGAAGCCCTTGCGTTCGTGGACGTGCTGGGTGGTGCGGGCGGTGGTAAGGGCGTGGTCCTTGTCTCGGGGGGGACGGACGGCAAGGGCTTCGTGTGGGACTGCGCAACTGGGCGTGTGCGTGCCGAGCTGCAGCACGAC gaaCCCATCACGTCGCTCGCAGTACACCCCGCGCCCAACGTGCACCTTGTGACATCAGGTTCAGCCGACCGGACGCTCAAGACGTGGGACGTGCGCAACGGCTCCCTCATCGGGCACCACAAGGGGCACGCGGGTGTGATCAACGGCGTGGTGGTCACCCCGGCACTGGCAGGCGAGCCTTCGCCCGCCGGTTTGCCCGCATCGCAGCTCATTATGAgcgctggcgacgagggagTGAGTCTCATGTGGCGCGTGTAG
- the TIF45 gene encoding uncharacterized protein (Belongs to the eukaryotic initiation factor 4E family), producing the protein MATTAPAEAMAQNEKVLSDALAAASLSDKDVETKPELEEGEIEEEEDDGNPKTVFDSAARFNLKHPLYAKWTMYFDSLASKATTKTEQTSIPNASAHGGWLDDIRRVMEFDSVEEFWGLYNNIVPPSQLPGKANYYLFKDGIIPAWEDAQNKNGGKWAIQVPRDKSKAQIDQMWLYTMLAAIGETFESGVDGSAPERSDLVTGVIMSCRPGFYRIALWTRDAPDVSLPETDELMKRILTIGRYFKVSVLGYAEDQKLMTGGFQTEILFESHKDSERKGNKNKLTI; encoded by the exons ATGGCAACCACTGCCCCAGCCGAAGCGATGGCACAGAACGAGAAGGTTCTCTCTGACGCCCTCGCAGCCGCGTCCCTCTCAGACAAGGATGTCGAGACCAAGCCCGAActtgaggagggcgagatcgaggaggaagaggacgacgggAACCCCAAGACGGTCTTTGACAGCGCGGCCCGCTTCAACCTCAAGCACCCGCTGTACGCAAAGTGGACGATGTACTTTGACTCTCTTGCGTCCAAGGCGACAACCAAGACGGAGCAGACGAGCATTCCCAACGCGAGCGCCCACGGCGGGTGGCTGGATGACATTCGGCGCGTGATGGAGTTTgacagcgtcgaggagtTCTGGGGCCTCTACAACAACATTGTCCCTCCTAGTCAATTGCCCGGCAAGGCCAACTACTACCTGTTCAAGGACGGGATTATCCCGGCCTGGGAGGACGCGCAGAACAAAAACGGTGGCAAGTGGGCGATCCAGGTGCCCCGCGACAAGAGCAAGGCCCAGATTGACCAGATGTGGCTGTACACT ATGCTCGCAGCCATCGGCGAGACGTTCGAGTCTGGTGTCGACGGCAGTGCGCCCGAGCGCTccgacctcgtcaccgGTGTCATCATGTCCTGCCGTCCCGGCTT CTACCGCATTGCCCTCTggacgcgcgacgcgcctgacgtctccctccccgagaccgacgagctcatgaAGCGCATCCTCACGATCGGGCGCTACTTCAAGGTCTCGGTGCTCGGCTACGCCGAGGACCAGAAGCTCATGACTGGCGGCTTCCAGACTGAAATCCTGTTCGAGTCACACAAGGACTCGGAGAGGAAGGGCAACAAG aaCAAGCTGACCATCTAA
- a CDS encoding uncharacterized protein (hydrolase family), translating into MTGTTTLSLTPEHAEELIRLLTDGLVNIEDKTGEFLLHLEDGTVIDTKGWSGWEWTHGIALTALYHHQAVAPKDAAAYSTRTAMDWFEAQYKISSVGAPKNINTVSPFYALSSFMGDGKVTDARWSAWCDDWAEWLMDGLPRTRENGFQHMTYNAMHDQQLWDDTLMMSAIPLARIGKLLDRPHYVQEAKYQFLLHAQYLAHTPSGLWYHGWRFTPSGGDNFAGALWARGNCWITIAIPLLLEILNDEMPEGDAVREFLISTLRRQIDALVRTQSPGGLWHTLLLDETSYVESSASAGFAAGIYMALRMGLVKGDEYRLCADRALAAVIGCIREDGELEQVSFGTAMGDSFQFYKDIPITSMPYGQALAMLALVEWERIQA; encoded by the exons ATGACCGGCACCACTACTCTCAGCCTGACCCCAGAGcatgccgaggagctgaTTCGGCTCCTCACTGATGGGCTGGTGAACATCGAGGACAAGACCGGCGAGTTCCTGCTGCACC TGGAGGACGGGACTGTGATCGACACGAAAGGCTGGTCCGGGTGGGAGTGGACACACGGCATCGCCCTGACCGCGCTGTATCACCACCAGGCCGTTGCGCCTAAGGACGCGGCTGCGTATTCCACTCGCACGGCGATGGACTGGTTCGAGGCGCAGTACAAGATCTCGTCTGTTGGCGCACCGAAGAACATCAACACCGTGTCGCCGTTCTACGCCCTCTCCTCGTTCATGGGGGATGGGAAGGTCACCGATGCCCGGTGGTCGGCGTGGTGCGACGACTGGGCCGAGTGGCTCATGGACGGTCTCCCGCGGACGCGCGAGAACGGCTTCCAGCACA TGACGTACAATGCAATGCACGACCAGCAGCTGTGGGACGACACGCTCATGATGTCGGCGATCCCTCTCGCACGTAttggcaagctcctcgaccggcCCCATTACGTCCAGGAGGCCAAGTATCAGTTCCTCCTGCACGCGCAGTACCTCGCGCACACCCCCAGTGGGCTGTGGTACCACGGGTGGCGGTTCACTCCATCTGGCGGTGATAACTTTGCCGGTGCGCTGTGGGCGCGCGGCAACTGCTGGATCACGATTGCGAttccactcctcctcgagatTCTTAACGACGAGATGCCCGAGGGCGATGCGGTGCGCGAGTTCCTAATCTCCACGTTGCGGCGGCAGATCGACGCGCTGGTGCGGACCCAGAGCCCTGGTGGGCTGTGGCACACCTTGCTACTCGATGAGACGAGCTATGTCGAGAGCAGCGCTAGTGCGGGTTTCGCGGCCGGCATCTACATGGCCCTCCGGATGGGGCTTgtcaagggcgacgagtACAGGCTATGTGCGGACCGCGCGCTTGCCGCTGTCATTGGGTGTATTagggaggatggagagctcgagcaggtcAGCTTTGGGACGGCGATGGGAGATAGCTTCCAGTTCTACAAGGATATCCCTATTACTTCCATGCCGTACGGGCAGGCGCTGGCTATGCTTGCGCTTGTGGAGTGGGAGCGGATCCAGGCGTAG
- a CDS encoding uncharacterized protein (RWD) yields MADFQAILDEEFEVLESIFPDELEKVNDTQVRIRVEPEEEVTGHPLTVALVVTYPPTYPDVIPELEFEEIDVESGELRDGEADELVKHLNIVAEESLGMAMTFTLATAAREALSALIVARQVREREEDDARTKAYEEAEAAKTKGTPVTHDSYEKWRVAFMKELDVRRAKNEDERVRALSAKEREDVKRKNARPSGRQLFETSKVSATSDEALYEDGEAVDMSKYTREERDLARWGGEDEPAVKLEESDSE; encoded by the exons ATGGCTG ACTTCCAGGCGATCCTCGATGAAGAGTTCGAG GTCCTCGAGTCCATCTTCCCCGATGAGTTGGAGA AGGTCAATGACACGCAGGTCCGGATACGTgtcgagcccgaggaaGAAGTGACTGGGCATCCAT taACCGTCGCCCTGGTGGTCACTTATCCTCCAACGTATCCGGACGTGATTCCCGAACTGGAGTTCGAGGAGATCGATGTCGAGTCGGGCGAACTGCgtgatggcgaggcggacgagttGGTCAAGCACCTCAACATTGTT gccgaAGAGTCGCTCGGTATGGCCATGACTTTCACCCTCgccacggcggcgcgtgaggCCCTCTCGGCCCTCATTGTGGCCCGCCAGGTTCgcgagagggaggaggatgatgcACGGACCAAGGCTTACGAGGAG gccgaggcggccaagacCAAGGGTACACCCGTCACCCACGACTCGTATGAGAAGTGGCGTGTGGCTTTCATGAAGGAGCTGGACGTGAGGCGGGCCAAGaacgaggatgagagggTGCGCGCGCTGTCGGCAAAGGAGCGTGAGGACGTCAAGCGCAAGAATGCGCGGCCGAGCG gaCGGCAGCTGTTCGAGACGTCCAAGgtctcggcgacctcggacgaggcgctgtacgaggacggcgaggctgTCGACATGTCCAAGTACAcacgcgaggagcgcgaccttgcgcgctggggcggcgaggacgagcccgccgtcaagctcgaggagagcgacTCCGAGTAA
- the ucp10 gene encoding uncharacterized protein (UBX domain), with amino-acid sequence MSRSPEQTDALQQLWAITASETDAARTRDEHILRENNWDIQRAIDQIFGGGGRASAPTDAGPSRKEATEGAEVDNLAPIPPRPGARRISGNSGARRPRPGQAGLGLWDSFAWPFSFLASLITSAWYFFIRTFVPLSLLPHLPRFLLPPPERAPPSGPRDPTTSALRFVRELEALTGASPVTGSLPDFYIGSYRDFLSGVRREGRVGLITLVSSEHDDDPEFKRDVLADPDLTKALKEHDIAIWAADTSTREGFMAAETLQITTYPALTFVSLLPTSSAGGAGGTPRLTILTTLQGPPSTTTSTSAILQTLTTAVLPRTSTFLARLRRERLALEETRHLRDEQDRALREAERKDRDRLLAARAQAELERAQRERAAREQELKEKALTDRREWRRYARKHLLAPSAGPTRVALRTPLNSDRNVRQFTPGPSTLPLFIYAETLLIAPEDDPESDPDTPPAGYEHAWGFRLVTSFPRREIELVETGGEAVWDQIKGAGGALFAEKIAGSGWCDSERASLAGDSSDDEILSDSD; translated from the exons ATGTCCCGCTCACCAGAGCAGACAGACGCACTACAACAACTGTGGGCCATCACCGCGTCCGAAacggacgcggcgcggacaCGAGACGAGCACATCCTCCGCGAGAACAACTGGGACATCCAG cgcgCGATTGACCAGAtcttcggcggcggcgggagggCTAGCGCTCCTACCGACGCGGGCCCATCGCGCAAGGAAGCAACAGAAGGCGCTGAAGTTGACAATCTTGCGCCCATCCCACCACGGCCTGGGGCGCGCCGCATCTCCGGAAACTCgggagcgcgacggccgcggccaGGCCAAGCAGGTTTGGGCCTGTGGGACTCGTTCGCGTGGCCGttctccttcctcgcctcccTAATTACTAGCGCATGGTACTTCTTCA TCCGCACCTTCGttcccctctccctcctcccgcaTTTACCGCGTTTCTTGCTTCCCCCCCCTGAACGCGCGCCTCCCAGCGGACCTCGCGACCCAACCACGAGCGCGCTCCGCTtcgtgcgcgagctcgaggcgctcacAGGTGCTTCACCAGTAACAGGCTCCCTGCCCGACTTCTACATCGGCTCTTACCGCGACTTCCTCTCTGGCGTGCGACGCGAGGGCCGGGTCGGGTTAATCACCCTAGTGTCAAGTGaacacgacgacgaccccGAGTTCAAGcgcgacgtcctcgccgaccccgaccTCACCAAGGCCCTCAAGGAGCATGACATCGCTATTTGGGCCGCCGACACCTCTACCCGCGAGGGTTTCATGGCAGCTGAAACCCTCCAAATCACAACCTACCCCGCTCTTACTTTCGTGTCGTTACTtcccacctcgtcggcgggcGGTGCGGGGGGCACGCCGCGCTTAACAATCTTGACGACGCTTCAGGGCCCTccctcgacgaccacaTCTACGTCGGCGATCTTGCAGACTCTCACCACTGCTGTGTTACCGCGCAcgtccaccttcctcgccagGCTacgccgcgagcgcctcgcccttgaggaGACCCGCCACCTGCGGGATGAGCAGGACCGTGCGCTGCGTGAGGCGGAGCGCAAGGACCGCGACAGATTGCTCGCTGCACGCGCTCAggctgagctcgagcgcgcgcaacGTGAGCGTGCCGCGCGCGAAcaggagctcaaggagaaggcctTGACCGACAGGAGAGAATGGCGCCGCTACGCACGCAAGCACCTTCTCGCACCATCTGCTGGCCCGACGCGCGTGGCTCTACGCACGCCACTGAACTCGGATCGCAATGTGCGGCAATTCACGCCCGGCCCCTCTACACTCCCACTCTTCATCTACGCCGAGACTCTTCTCATCGCTCCAGAGGACGACCCCGAGAGCGACCCTGACACCCCGCCCGCGGGGTACGAGCACGCGTGGGGGTTCCGCCTCGTGACGTCGTTCCCGCGCCGCGAGATTGAATTAGTCGAGACTGGTGGTGAGGCGGTGTGGGACCAGATCAagggcgcgggcggcgcgttGTTTGCGGAGAAGATTGCGGGGAGTGGTTGGTGTGACTCTGAGCGCGCCAGCTTGGCGGGTGACAGCAGTGATGACGAGATTTTGTCCGACTCTGACTAG
- a CDS encoding uncharacterized protein (SET (Su(var)3-9, Enhancer-of-zeste, Trithorax) domain) encodes MVAELYTAAISVSSESKSKQDAKPGSNGIGPLASLDAENDVDPSSDTALLHRAKITARLADSPYDLIAYLERAHVHLALGYPDLAAGDAYRALLLADEARTEGFEYHDEAAEALASYAAPQVLEGLEGEAAQRGAAAAYRLLAFALLDAGCLSSAAKFLRRGLDASPNDTELATTRQALEAAAAKRLGHSVDIFAPGVLPDTTLVRREVYPWNTHEPDRFSEESLTELNTALQHLAPKCAVQVVVLPVLLDGVALEGATCSQLGLFAVEDIAPGEKVLEEYSLLTANNRMKDSVCDACSSELPRDRQGVVMCDECYDTVFCSAHCAEQAERYHPAVCGTGCDEIGKDPVPHEADESLHLLLLARVLAVAAQGEIHPLDVPEVKYICGDFTPHRTLPWNFKYNVEKPLHILETMDVDIYAHPEFDLWVLNTIYAKTRGTASARKNPLDGKPDVATVHPLWCLANHDCDPNVWWDWAGTIALTACEERIAGSPGVKKGQEILNHYCDIRLPVTERREWASGPLGAVMSMALVAEPCASVAHGSRLQYLCYPAPRFPVRATHPVHGPWLIHPVRLQVVLAPVRAPAMFMSSEHVVVRQSEDWARVLVASKESAAADNWVLAFSSDRTEPAGLALLGSAQLIELEGRLEPANAARLETLVTPRAVRINNTSRGPRSSLRAPVLIVEWHTASSYVLPDLHISPLTTRLVVEISDVGGPISPANRRFLPALSSLDVADIVLDFSRWDCAVVDPFVARALYSTIAGLLVRGTHVTLVDFDLVFSCMADSSIHMRPTRYTSLPRRAEDALKFHLREMLRATECPDARVVEVTIRKLLKHITVLSADQLQAKL; translated from the exons ATGGTAGCCGAGCTCTACACTGCCGCTATCTCCGTTTCCAGCGAATCAAAATCGAAACAAGATGCCAAACCCGGGTCCAACGGAATCGGTCCACTTGCCTCCCTAGACGCCGAGAACGATGTGGACCCTTCTTCTGACACGGCGCTATTACACCGCGCCAAGATTACagcccgcctcgccgactcGCCCTACGATCTTATCGCATACCTCGAACGCGCGCATGTACACCTGGCACTGGGATACCCCGACCTAGCCGCAGGAGATGCGTaccgcgccctcctcctggccGATGAGGCGCGCACCGAGGGCTTCGAGTATcacgacgaggcggccgaggctCTCGCCTCTTACGCTGCCCCTCAGGTCTTGGAAGGACTagagggggaggcggcccagcgcggcgctgcagctgcgtaccgcctcctcgcgttCGCCCTGCTGGACGCGGGCTGCCTCAGCTCGGCAGCCAAGTTCCTCAGGCGCGGACTGGACGCGTCGCCCAACGacaccgagctcgccacCACGCGACAGGCACTTGAGGCCGCTGCGGccaagcgcctcggccactCGGTAGACATCTTCGCCCCAGGCGTCCTGCCCGATACCACCCTGGTCCGCCGTGAAGTGTATCCATGGAACACGCACGAGCCGGACCGCTTCTCCGAGGAGTCGCTCACCGAGCTCAACACAGCCCTCCAGCACTTGGCTCCCAAGTGCGCCGTGCAGGTCGTAGTCCTCCCTGTTCTCCTAGATGGCGTCGCACTCGAGGGCGCAACGTGCTcccagctcggcctgtTTGCCGTGGAGGACATTGCGCCCGGCGAGAAAGTGCTCGAGGAGTACAGTCTTCTCACGGCCAACAACCGGATGAAGGACAGCGTGTGCGACGCGTGTTCGTCCGAGCTTCCGCGCGATCGTCAAGGTGTCGTCATGTGCGACGAGTGTTACGACACTGTCTTCTGCTCTGCGCACTGCGCCGAGCAGGCGGAGCGGTACCACCCCGCGGTATGTGGTACTGGTTGCGACGAGATCGGGAAAGATCCCGTCCCgcacgaggccgacgagagTCTTCATCTCCTGTTACTCGCGCGCGTGCTTGCCGTGGCCGCGCAAGGAGAGATTCATCCCCTCGACGTCCCCGAGGTCAAGTACATCTGCGGCGACTTTACGCCGCACCGAACCCTCCCTTGGAACTTCAAGTACAACGTCGAGAAGCCGCTCCACATACTGGAAACGATGGATGTAGACATCTACGCGCATCCCGAGTTCGATCTGTGGGTCCTGAACACGATCTACGCAAAGACCCGCGGGACAGCTAGTGCGCGTAAGAATCCTTTGGACGGTAAGCCAGACGTCGCAACAGTGCATCCGCTGTGGTGTCTGGCGAACCACGACTGTGACCCCAACGTATGGTGGGATTGGGCGGGTACTATTGCCCTGACGGCGTGTGAGGAGCGCATTGCGGGGTCACCGGGTGTCAAGAAGGGACAAGAGATCCTCAACCATTACTGCGATATCCGGTTGCCTGTTACCGAGCGACGCGAGTGGGCATCCGGCCCGCTTGGAG CCGTGATGAGTATGGCACTTGTCGCGGAGCCTTGCGCAAGCGTCGCGCATGGGTCGCGGCTACAGTACCTCTGCTATCCGGCTCCGAGATTTCCGGTTCGAGCTACTCACCCAGTT CACGGACCGTGGCTCATACACCCCGTGCGACTCCAAG TGGTCCTGGCCCCGGTCCGCGCCCCAGCCATGTTCATGTCTTCcgagcatgtcgtcgtGCGCCAGTCCGAGGACTGGGCGCGCGTCCTTGTCGCCTCTAAAGAGTCCGCTGCGGCGGATAACTGGGTTCTAGCATTCTCTTCCGACAGAACAGAACCAGCGGGCCTTGCGCTGCTCGGCAGCGCCCAACTCATCGAGCTGGAGGGACGTCTTGAGCCGGCCAACGCAGCGCGTCTCGAGACCCTCGTTACGCCTCGAGCCGTGCGCATCAACAATACCAGCCGAGGTCCCCGCTCTTCCCTCAGGGCCCCGGTTCTCATCGTGGAATGGCACACAGCATCATCCTACGTCCTCCCTGACCTACATATCTCTCCCCTCACCACGCGCCTTGTAGTGGAAATCAGCGACGTTGGTGGCCCCATCTCTCCTGCCAACCGACGCTTCTTACCCGCCCTCTCGAGTCTCGATGTCGCAGACATAGTCCTGGACTTTAGCAGGTGGGACTGTGCCGTTGTCGACCCCTTTGTCGCTCGCGCCCTCTACTCCACCATCGCGGGGTTGCTTGTGAGGGGAACACACGTAACCCTGGTGGACTTTGACCTCGTGTTCTCATGCATGGCCGACTCGTCCATCCACATGCGACCGACGCGATACACGTCTCTCCCAAggcgcgccgaggacgcgctcaagtTCCATCTGCGCGAAATGCTGCGTGCAACTGAGTGTCCAGACGCCCGAGTAGTCGAGGTCACTATCCGCAAGTTGCTCAAGCACATCACCGTCCTCTCCGCCGACCAGCTGCAGGCCAAGCTGTAG
- a CDS encoding uncharacterized protein (Aldo/keto reductase family) encodes MRVTRPVASLARRLKMNDGFEIPQFGLGTYQMTGAEAYTATRAALDAGYRHIDTAEWYGNEADVGRAIRDSGVSRADVFVTSKLQRNRGYDAAFSDLRASLDRAGMDYLDLYLLHSPVGGPTARADGWSALVDAKRKGLVRSVGVSNFGMLHLAEIVEMVRRAGEDGPGGAMPAVNQVDLHPFTRHEDIVDMCGLMGTLMEAWGPLARGTRFDHPVIKKMAEKYGRDPAQIMLRWGLQHDHIVIPKSVSLERIESNAQVFDFEITPEDMAELDGLNENLVTDWWVVDAE; translated from the exons ATGCGTGTCACTAGGCCCGTAGCGTCGCTTGCACGGCGTCTCAAG ATGAACGACGGCTTTGAGATCCCCCAATTCGGTCTGGGGACATACCAAATGACAGGAGCCGAGGCGTACACGGcgacccgcgccgccctAGACGCAGGTTACCGTCACATCGACACGGCCGAGTG GTATGGGAACGAAGCAGACGTGGGCCGGGCGATTCGTGATTCGGGCGtgtcgcgcgccgacgtctTTGTGACTTCGAAACTGCAGCGGAACCGGGGCTACGATGCGGCTTTCTCAGATCTGCGCGCTTCCCTTGACAGAGCGGGAATGGACTACTTGGACCTGTACCTCCTCCATTCGCCTGTGGGTGGTCCGACCGCCCGCGCAGATGGGTGGAGTGCGCTTGTTGATGCGAAGCGCAAGGGGCTCGTTCGGTCGGTTGGCGTCTCGAACTTTGGTATGCTCCACCTCGCTGAGATTGTCGAGATGGTCCGACGGGCTGGGGAGGATGGGCCAGGCGGCGCAATGCCGGCCGTTAACCAGGTTGATCTGCACCCTTTTACCCGGCACGAAGATATTGTCGATATGTGTGGTCTTATGGGGACGTTGATGGAGGCTTGGGGACCGCTCGCGAGGGGGACGCGGTTCGACCATCCCGTCATCAAGAAGATGGCGGAGAAGTATGGAAGGGACCCTGCTCAGATTATGCTCCGGTGGGGACTGCAGCAT gaTCACATTGTCATTCCCAAGAGCGTGTCGCTGGAACGTATCGAGTCCAATGCCCAGGTATTCGACTTTGAGATTACGCCCGAGGACATGGCTGAG TTGGACGGGTTGAACGAGAACCTTGTGACGGACTGGtgggtcgtcgacgccgagtaG
- the FIS1 gene encoding uncharacterized protein (Fis1 C-terminal tetratricopeptide repeat), which produces MTSVATDLPYAAEAESSLNYDELEVLRNQYYKEIESGHVTTQSKFNYGWGLVKSSTAELQTEGVKLLQEIYSASPSHRRECSYYIAVGYYKLRNYTYARKFNDLLLAVEPENMQAQSLRQVIDRAVSRDGYIGMGILAGAAAVTGLVATALIKRSRR; this is translated from the exons ATGACCTCCGTCGCAACAGACCTTCCAtacgccgccgaggccgagtccTCGCTGAACTacgatgagctcgag gtcCTCCGTAACCAGTACTAcaaggagattgagagCGGACATGTGACGACCCAGTCCAAGTTCAACTACG gATGGGGCCTCGTCAAGTCGAGCACTGCTGAGCTTCAGACCGAGGGCGTAAAGCTTTTGCAGG aaaTCTACTCGGCTTCACCTAGCCACAGGCGCGAGTGCTCGTATTACATTGCCGTCGGGTACTACAAGCTGCGTAACTATACCTATGCGCGCAAGTTTAACG acctcctcctcgccgtcgagcccGAGAACATGCAAGCCCAGAGCTTGCGGCAGGTTATTGACCGCGCCGTCAGCCGCGACGGGTACATTG gcaTGGGTATCCTGGCAGGTGCGGCAGCCGTGACGGGTCTGGTGGCGACGGCACTGATCAAGCGCTCGCGGAGGTAG